The following proteins are encoded in a genomic region of Maribacter hydrothermalis:
- a CDS encoding DMT family transporter, translating to MPKDRILNLIHLHFIVFIWGFTAILGKLITIDSLPLVWIRMGLATLFITIYILIAKFSLKVSKKTFFWLLGGGIVVALHWVTFFLAIKVSTVSVALAMMSTGAFFTALMEPFWYGRKIIGYEILFGLLVVVGLYLIFKVETQYVYGMVIALISAFLAATFALINGKLVQNHRPSVISFYELGVGVIFLSIILILKGDWNMSLIALPKMDWVYLLILALICTAYAFIASVKIMRVLTPYTVMLTTNLEPVYGILLAWLIFGSEEKMKPMFYVGALIILSTVIANGILKQRANIKKRVPKI from the coding sequence ATGCCAAAAGATAGAATACTCAATTTAATCCACTTACATTTTATAGTATTTATCTGGGGCTTTACAGCAATTTTGGGGAAGTTGATTACCATAGATTCCCTTCCATTAGTATGGATTAGAATGGGTTTGGCCACGCTTTTCATAACTATCTATATATTAATAGCTAAATTTAGTTTAAAGGTTTCCAAGAAAACATTCTTTTGGCTTTTAGGCGGAGGTATTGTGGTTGCTTTACATTGGGTAACATTCTTTTTAGCCATAAAAGTTTCTACGGTATCTGTAGCACTGGCCATGATGTCAACAGGAGCATTTTTTACAGCTCTAATGGAACCATTTTGGTACGGTCGTAAAATTATAGGTTACGAAATTCTATTTGGGTTATTAGTTGTTGTTGGACTATACTTAATATTTAAAGTAGAAACGCAATATGTATATGGTATGGTTATAGCATTAATATCTGCTTTTTTAGCTGCTACTTTTGCGCTAATAAATGGAAAACTTGTTCAAAACCATAGACCATCTGTCATCTCTTTTTATGAATTGGGTGTTGGAGTAATTTTTCTTTCCATTATTTTAATTTTAAAAGGGGATTGGAATATGTCGTTAATTGCACTTCCAAAGATGGATTGGGTGTATCTACTTATTTTAGCTCTAATTTGCACAGCTTATGCTTTTATAGCATCTGTTAAAATTATGCGTGTATTGACACCATACACGGTAATGCTCACAACAAATTTAGAACCAGTGTATGGCATTCTGCTTGCTTGGTTAATATTTGGCTCAGAAGAAAAAATGAAACCTATGTTTTATGTGGGAGCATTAATTATACTCAGTACGGTCATTGCCAATGGTATTTTAAAGCAAAGAGCAAATATTAAAAAAAGGGTACCTAAGATTTAG